ATGCGTCGGACGTTAAGAGCACGCTTGGCCGGCGGAATCACACGTTGTGAACTTCGGGCTCAGTTCACCCGATCGGTGCTACGCCCATCCGCCATGCGAGGCCACGCAATTCCCGGCCGCCGGCATCACGTTCCGCGCGGCGCAGCATGGCTGCGACCGCTTCGCGGACGAACACGTCACCCCGGACGTGTTGGGGTGCGAGATGTTCGGCGCGCAACAGCAAGCGCAGTCCCGCCTCGGCCGTTCGTTTCTCGCTGATCAGGCCCCGTCCGACCGTGGAGTAGAAGACGGCTTGCCGTGCTGGGCTTGGGATCTTTTCGACCGGCACGCCGCGTGCGGTTTCTGCGACTTTCGCCCCGTCGCCGAGTTCCATCCCGATGGTGGCCCGCCAGATTCCGACGTTAATGCGGCCGAACCACACCTGCGCGAACTGGCCGACGTCGAGGTCGGCCCGGTCGGCGATCGCGTCGGCTTCGGCGAGGTGGGTCATGGCGGTGTCGCGGTCGGCTTGTGCTGCGGCGGCAAGCGCTGCGGACAGTTGCAGTTGTCCGTATGCCTGCGCGACGTCGATGTCGTCGAGGTGCGAGGTGAGTGTGTCGGCCATGGCGACGGCCCGCTGGTACTGCCGGGCGCGGTTGAGGCTTCCGGTGGTGACTCCGCGCAGCCACGCTGCGTAGCCCTTCCAAGCGGGTACGGCGAGGTCGTCGGCGCACTGCCGCACCCGCATCGCTGCCATCAGGGTAAGGCCGTCGCTGCGTAGCAACCTGGCCACCCACGTGGCGGATGAGTAACAGCGCAACAAGCCGAGCAGCACCACGGCGCGTAGCCCCGGTTCCCGTACGTACAAGGCGTGGAGTTCGCCGAGCAGACCGGGCAGGAGGGTGGCTTGGGTCGCGTAGTCGGCGCGGATCTGCATTAGTTCCACGAGCCGGTCCACGTCTGCCGCGACGGCCGGCCACTCGCGTGCCGGGTCGCCGGGATCATCGCCGATCTCGTAGGCATCGAGCGTGGCTGCCAACGCGACGAGGTCGGGATGGATTTCGGTGGACCTGTCGTGGTCCCGGTCCCACGGGCGGCCGGTCAGTTCCGTAGGCGCGACCCGCAGCGCGCGGGCCAACGCTTCAAGGGTTTGGCGTCGCGTGACAGGCCGCTTCCCGTTTTCGATCATGCTCAGGTAGCTCGCGGACATGCCGGCCAAATCGGCGGTGGCTTTCAGGTTCATGCCGCGCCACGAACGGACCTCGCGTACACGGCGACCGATGTAGGTGTCGTCCAAGACACACCTCGCCTGTCTTCACCGAGAGTCGTCGCGCTTCTTCACCGACGCCCTCGACGGTCGAACCGTGGCGACTGCCTCGGTGAAGAAACAGGTGACACCAGCGTACCGAGAAAGACATCAACAGCTTCCGGCTCGTCTTCGATGACGCGTGGGACGCGGCGCGGGCAGGACGCGTCATCCGGGACACGAAGGACCGGGGTAGAGGTCACCTGACCTTCCCGGCGCGCTCGTTCGCGAGCTTCATCGAGTCCCGGAAGAACCCGAACCAGCGGTAAGCGCGAACGGGGCACCCCACGTTTGGGGGTGCCCCGTTCGTCACTCGACCAGGGTCAGGGAGTGACGGTGAAGCGCGGGTCGGTCTCCACGACACCTTCGAGCACGTCGTCGATCTTCTTCATCAGGTCCTCGTCCAGCTTCACGCCGGCGGCCTTCACGTTCTCGCGCACCTGCTCGGGGCGGGACGCGCCGATGATCGCGCTCGCCACGTTCGGGTTCTGGAGCACCCAGGCGACGGCCAGCTGGGCGAGGCTGAGGCCGGCTTCGGCCGCCAGCGGCTTGAGGAGCTGGACCTTCTCCAGCACCTCGTCGCGCAGGAAGCGCTGGATGAACTTCGCGCCGGTCTCGTCGGTCGCGCGGGAGCCCGCGGGCACCGGCTGACCGGGCAGGTACTTGCCGGTGAGCACGCCCTGGCCGATGGGGGACCAGACGATCTGGCTGACGCCCTCGCGCTCCGAGGTCGGCACGACCTGCGGCTCGATGACGCGCCACAGCATCGAGTACTGCGGCTGGTTCGAGATGAACGGCACCTTCAGCTCACGTGCCAGCGCCGCGCCCCGGGCGATCTGCTCGGCGTTCCACTCGGACACGCCGATGTAGAGCGCCTTGCCCTGGCGGACGACGTCGGCGAAGGCCAGCATCGTCTCCTCCAGCGGCACCGACTTGTCGTACCGGTGGGCCTGGTAGAGGTCGACGTAGTCGGTCTGGAGGCGCGTGAGGGAGCCGTCGATCGACTCCATGATGTGCTTGCGACCCAGGCCCTTGTCGTTCGGGCCGCCAGGCCCCGTGGGCCAGAAGACCTTGGTGAAGATCTCCAACGAGGCGCGGCGCTCGCCCTTGAGGGCACGGCCGAGCACGTCCTCCGCCTTGGTGTTGGCGTACACGTCGGCCGTGTCGAACGTGGTGATGCCCGCGTCGAGAGCCGCACGGACGCAGGCCGTCGCCTGGTCCTCTTCGACCTGCGAACCGTGGGTGAGCCAGTTGCCGTACGAGATCTCGCTGATGTTCAGGCCACTGCGGCCGAGACGTCGGAACTCCATGGTCTCAGCCTAGTACCGGATCGTTCGGGTTGCTAATGAACTCCGCGTGGGACGGCCTCAGACCTTGTCGCCGGGGCTCACCCGCGGCTTGGGGACGCGCAGGCGGCGGAGCTGGCTGGCGCGGATGAACGAGTACCAGCCGATGGACAGGCCGCGGCTGGTTTCGCTCGGGAACTTCAGCCGCACCCGCTTGGTCACCATCCGGCCGAGCACGAAGCCCTCGACGATCATCGCCAGCAGCATGAACGTGGTCAGCAGCGTGGCGTACGACTGCACCTGGGGCATCGGCACGAGCAGCGCCACGAACACCAGGATGGCCAGCGGCATGAACAGGCCCATCAGGTTGCGGCGCGAGTCGACCACGTCGCGGATGTAGGCCTTCACCGGGCCGCGGTCGCGGGGCAGGAGGTACTTGTCCTCGCCGGCCATCATCCGCTTGCGGCGCTCGGCCGCCGCCGCACGGCTCTCTTCCTTGGACATCTTGGGCCCACGGGTCACGCGCGCGCGCTTCAACGCCTCGCGCTGCGTCCTGGGCGGTGGCGGGACGGGGCCGCGGCGCTTGCCCTCCGCCTCTCGGCGCTTCGGTGTGGGCCGTCCCTTGCCCTGGGTGCGCGACGGATCGGCCGGGTTCACCTCCGCCGGCGTGTTCTCGGCGGTGGTGTCAGCGGCTTCGTCGGCGTTTCGGCGCAGGAACCTCACCGCACCAGAGTAGGAGATGCCCCGATAAGTACTGTTCGCCAGGTGCGAGTTGTGATTGCGCCGGACTGCTTCGGCGGAACGTTGACCGCGCGGGAGGTCGCCGAGGCCGTGGCCGAGGGCTGGCACCGCACCGCTCCCGACGACGAACTCCACCTGCGCCCGTTGGCCGATGGCGGCCCGGGTTTCGTGGACGTCCTGCACACCGCCTTGGGCGGCGTGCTCCACACGGCGACCGTCACCGGTCCACTCGGCACGCCCGTCCAGGCGCGCTGGCTGGAGCACGACGGCACCGCCTACATCGAGTCCGCCCAGGCCTGTGGCCTGCACCTCATCCCGTCCGACCAGCGCGCGCGGACCGCCGAGACCGCCACCACCAGGGGTGTCGGCGAGCTGATCGGCTTGGCGCGGGACGCCCGCACGATCGTGGTCGGCCTGGGCGGCTCGGGCACCACGGACGGGGGCGAGGGCCTGCGGGAGACGGTCGGGCACGTCACCGCCCGCCTTGTCGCCGCGGCCGACGTCGAGAACGTGCTGTTGGGCCCGAACGGCGCCGCGCACACGTTCGGCCCGCAGAAGGGCGCGTCACCGGAAGCGGTGGAACGCCTGGAGGCACGGCTGGCCGCGATGGACGAGCTGGCCGACGTGCGGGACCGGCCCGGCGCGGGTGCCGCGGGTGGTCTCGGGGCCGCGCTGATGGCCCTGGGCGCGACGGTCGAGTCCGGCGCGGGGATGGTCCGCTCGCTCACCCGGCTGGACGACGCGCTGGACCACGCCGACCTGGCCGTCACCGGTGAGGGCAGTTTCGACTGGCAGTCGCTGCGCGGGAAGCTGGTGACCGCCGTGGCACGGGGTGCGGCTGAACGCGGGTTGCCGTGCGTCGTCCTGGCCGGTCAGGTCACTGTGGGTAGGCGTGAGGCGGGCGCCGCGGGCGTGCAGGAGTCGTACGCGGTGGCCGAGCACGCGGGGTCGGTGGAGCGGAGCATGGCCGACCCGGCGGGCACGCTGGCCGACCTCGCGGCGCACGTGGCGAGTCACTGGTCACAACGCCGACCCTGACGGCTGTGCGACCATGGGGGTAGGAACAAAGCGGGTACTTCCCGTGTTGCCCGGAATAGATGCCCGCAAAGGACCTCTGAGGGAGAGCCATGACGACCGCTCAGGACGCAGTCACCACGACTCCTGACGCCCCGCCGACCCACGGTGTGACGCTGACCGACGCGGCAGCCGCGAAGGCGAAGGCGCTGCTCGACCAGGAGGGCCGCGACGACATGCACCTGCGCATCGCCGTCCAGCCCGGTGGTTGCGCGGGGCTGCGTTACCAGCTGTTCTTCGACGAGCGCTCGCTCGACGGTGACGCGCTGCGCGACTTCAACGGCATGAAGGTGGCCGTCGACCGCATGAGCGTGCCCTACGTCGAGGGCGCGGTGATCGACTTCGTCGACACGATCGAGAAGCAGGGTTTCACCATCGACAACCCGAACGCCGGCGGTTCGTGCGCCTGCGGCGACTCGTTCCACTGATCGACCGCTGGATTCGCAGCAACCACGGGAAGGGCCTTCGCCACGCGGCGAGGGCCCTTCCCGTTTGCGGTCGGACGGCAAAGGCCCCCGCCGTGGCGGGGGCCTTGTGCTGATGGGTCAGACGTACGCGTCCAGGTCCGCGACCTGCGCGTAGTTGGCGTCGTCCACCTGCCACGGCCGCGCGGTCCGCGGTTCGGGGAGGGACTTGGTCTCGCCGCGCAGCTCCCGCGGCAGGTCGGTGCAGTCCTCGATCAGCTGGTCCAGCGTGTCCGCCTCGGTGTTCCTCACAGCGCGACCGTAAGCGGGTAAATCGCTTGACAAAAGCCCTACCGGACGGTAGCCGCCCGGTAGGGCCATCTCACACGTGTGCGGCGAGCGGAGCGGGGGTCGGGACTGCCGGTCGCACGGTCACCCGGCCGACGACCAGCGCCACCGCCACGCCGAGGATGCTCGCCACGCCGCCGACGGTGCCGACCCACTGGAGGCCGAGCCCGCTGGTCAGCACCACACCGCCGAGCATCGGGCCCAGCGCCGCCGCCACGTTGAACGCGGAGATGTTCACCGAGGCGACCAGCCCGGCCGCCGAACCCGCCTGACCCATCAGGTACGTGTGGACCAGCGGACCGGCGGTGAACGCGCTGGCGCCCAGCACGAACACGCTCACCACCGCCCCCACCTTGCTCTCCAGCATCAGGCCCTGGGCGAGCAGCGCCACGCCGAGCACGGCCAGCGGGATCGGCAGGACGCGGGAGATGTTGTGCATCGGCACCTTGCCCGCGAGCGTGCTGCCGACGAGGGTCCCCAAGCCGTACACGAGCAGCACACCGGTCACCCAGCCCGGCTCGAACCCCGTCACCTCCCGCAACGCGGGCGCGACGTACGTGAACGCGGTGATCAGGCCGGTGAACGACAGGACCGTCGTGGCCAGGCCCAGCAGCACGGTCCGCCGGCCGAACGCGAACAGGCTGGCCCGCACACCGGGGTCCGGCTGGTGCGCGACCTTCGGCGTGCCGAGCACGACCCCGACGAAACCGATCGCCGTCAACGCCGCGACCAGCACGAACGACGCCCGCCAGCCGTAGTTCTGGCCGATCAGCGTGCCGAGCGGGATGCCGAGGATGGTGGACAGCGCGACACCGTTGACGACCTTGGCGATGGCCGCGGTCTGCTTCTCCGGCGGCACGGCGGCGATGGCGATCTGCGAGGCCACCGCGAAGAACAGGCCCTGGGCCAGCGCGCCGACCATGCGCGCGACCATGAGCAACGTGTAGTCGTCCGCCAGGGCGCTGGCGACGGCGGCGACGAAGGCCAACGCCATGACGGAGATCAGGAGCGTGCGGCGCGAGATGCGCCCGGTGAACACGGTGAGAACCGGACCGCCCACGGCGACCGAGACGGCGTAAGCGGTCACCAGCAGGCCTGCGGTCGGCACGTCCACACCGAGGTCCGCGGCGACCTCCGGCAGGACGCCCACGATGATGAACTCGGATGTCCCCACGGCAAAAGCGCTGAGCATCAGGATGAAGGCGATCACGGGGAAGACGCTAAAGTGTGACACTGACGTCAGGGTCAAGGTTGCGTGATCGAAGGCTCTTTACGGCGGGAGTGGGAATAAGTGCTGATCGGCGAGCTCGCGGAGAAGACCGGCGCCACGGTGCGCATGTTGCGCTACTACGACCAGCACGGACTGCTGACCCCGCAGCGCACGCAAGGCCGCTACCGCGTCTACGACGAGTCCGATGTGGAACGGGTGCGCAGCGTCCGCTGCCTCATCAGCTCCGGCCTGAACATCCGGCTGGTCCGGCTGGTGCTCGCGCACGCGTTCGACCAGGACGTCCAGCTGCCGGAGGACGAGGCGGGCTGCGTGCCGCTGCTGGAGATGCTGACCGAGGAGCTGACGTCCGTCGAGGCCAGGATCACGCAGCTGACCAGCAGCAAGGCACACCTGACCCGGCTCGTCGGCGACGTGACGCGGATCATGGCGGAGAAGTTCGGCGACCGGGCCCGGTGCCGGGACGCGGCAACGGAAGAGGCCCCCGGCACGAGTGCCGAGGGCCTCCACAGTGGACGGCGTGCCGTCAGAGCTTGACGGGGTAGTGCGGCTCCGGCACGACCGGACGGATCCGGCCCTCCACGAAGATCCCGTGCCAGATCATGAACACCAGCAGCGCCCAGATCCGCCGGCTGTGGTCGGCCACGCCCGACCGGTGCTCCTCGATGACCCGCAGCACCGCGTTCTTGTCGAGGTACTGGTCGGTCTGCGACTGGCGCACGTGCTCCACCGCCCAGTCGTGCATCTCGTCCTTCAGCCAGTGCCGGATCGGCACCGGGAAGCCCAGCTTGCGCCGGTTCAGCACGTGCGCGGGCACGATGTCGCGGATCGCCCGGCGCAGCGCGTGCTTGGTGGTCTCCTTGGTGAGCTTCAGCTCGGAGGGCACCTGCGACGCGATCCGGAACACCTCCGGGTCCAGGAACGGCACCCGCAGCTCCAGCGAGTTCGCCATGGTCACCTTGTCGGCCTTGACCAGGATGTCCCCGCGCAGCCACGTGAACAGGTCGACGTGCTGCATCCGCGTCACCGGGTCCCAGCCCTCGGACTCCCGGTACACGTGCGCCGTCACGTCCTTGTGCGACACGTCCGGGTTGTACGTGCGCAGCACCTGCTGGATCTGGTCGTCCATGAAGATCCGCGCGTTGCCGTAGTAGCGCTCCTCCAGCGTGAGCGCGCCCCGCCGCAGCAGGTCCTTGCCGCGCACGCCCTGCGGGATCTTCGTGGACACCTTGCCCATGGCCTTGCGCAGCGCGCTCGGCACCTTCTCGAACGGAGCCAGCGACAACGGCTCGCGGTAGATCGTGTAGCCGCCGAACAGCTCGTCCGCGCCCTCGCCCGACAGCACGACCTTCACGTGCTGGCGCGCCTCGCGGGCGATGAACCACAGCGGCACCAGCGCCGGGTCCGCCACCGGGTCGTCCAGGTACCAGGTGATCAGCGGCAGGGAATCCATCATCTCCTGCGCCGTCACCGCCCGGACCACGTGCTTCACGCCGATCGCGGCGGCCGACTCGGCGGCCACGTCGATCTCCGAGTAGCCCTGCCGCTCGAACCCCGTGGTGAACGTGATCAGGTCCGGGTTGTGCTCCTTGGCCAGCGCCGCGACCACGGTCGAGTCGATGCCGCCGGACAGGAACGAGCCGACCGTCACGTCCGCGCGCATGTGCTTGGCCACCGAATCGCGCAGCGCCTCGGTGATCTCGTCGTACAGCCGGTTCTCGTCCGCGTCGCCACGCACCGCGCGCGGCCGGAACGTCGCCGGGAAGTACCGCTCCACCACCGGCTTGCCGCCCGGCGTGACGGTGAACGACGTGCCGGACTCGACGCGGTGGATGCCGGTCTGCAACGACTCCGGCTCCGGCACGTACTGGAGGATCAGGTAGTGCTGGAGCGCCTTCAGGTCAACCTCGGGCGTGATGCCGATCGTCGGCGCCAGCTCCAACACGGACTTCTTCTCGCTGGAGAACGCCACCCCGCCGGGACCGACCGCGTAGTACAGCGGCTTGATGCCGAACGGGTCACGCGCGCCGAACACCACCCGGCGAGCCTTGTCCCAGATCAGGAACGCGAACATGCCGCGCAGCCGACCGACCGCGGCCGGGCCCCAGTAGTGGTAGGCCGCCACGATCGTCTCGGTGTCGCCGTCCGTGGCGAACACCGCGCCGAACTGCTTGGTCAACTCCGCGCGCAGCTCCACGTAGTTGTAGATCTCGCCGTTGAACAGGATCGCGTACCGACCCTGCTGGTCGTGCGGACCCCAGTGCAGGGGTTGGTGTGAGTGCTCGATGTCGATGATGGACAGACGGTTGAAGCCGAAGACGACCTCACCGCCCTGCCAGGTGCCGCTCTCGTCGGGGCCGCGGTGCCGCTGGCAGCGCAGTGCCCCAGCCACCGCCGAGCGCGCCCGCTGGGCCTCGATCTCGCCAGGGCAAACCAGTCCTACCAGGCCGCACACGCCGTAAACACCCTTCGTGTCGTGTGGAGAAGAGTCCAGTATGCCGGGGGGTGGGTGTGTGACCGAAACTGCACCGCACGCGTACAGCCCCCAAGGGGTGACGTGCCATGCGCTGGGCTACGCTCCCGCATGATCCGGCATGGGGCGAAATCGCACCCCTGCCTGCGAGCTTTTGAGTAGTGGTCGAAGGCAACGAGGAGGCGGCGAGCAGTGGGCCTGAAGGAGGGCACCAGGGCAGCCCGGCTGGCGAAGGTCGGCGGGCTGGTCGGCCTGGTCGGCGTCGGGGCCACGGGTTGCTCCACGGAAGAGGTGCTGCGCTTCGGTTGGCCGGTGGCCGTGACGCCGCAGGCCGAGGCGATGCGCGAGCTGTGGACCTGGTCGGTCGTCGCGGCACTCGCGGTCGGCGTGATCGTGTGGGGCCTGATCCTCTGGTCCGTGGCGTTCCACCGCAAGAAGAGCGAGGAGCTGCCCCGCCAGGTCGCCTACAACCTGCCGCTGGAGCTCGTGCTGCTGGTCGTGCCGACGATCATCGTCGCGGTGTTGTTCTACTTCACCGCGGTGACGCAGAACTACGTCACGGACAAGAGCAAGACGCCCGACGTCACGGTCGACGTGATCGCGTTCCAGTGGAACTGGGAGTTCCAGTACCCCCAGTACAAGACCGAGGCCGCGAGCCTTCCGGTGAGCACCGTCGGCTCGTCCGGCGAGATCCCGCTCCTGGTGGTGCCGCAGGGCAAGTCGATCCGGTTCAACCTGCGGTCGACCGACGTCATCCACTCGTTCTACGTGCCGGAGTTCCACTTCAAGCGGGACGTCTTCCCCGAGCCGGAGAAGAACAACCAGGACAACTCGTTCCAGATCGACCAGATCGACCGGACCGGGTCGTTCGTCGGTCGCTGCGCCGAGCTGTGCGGCGTGTACCACGCCGTGATGAACTTCGAGGTCAGGGCGCTGGAATCGGCTGATTTCGACCGGTACATCGAGTTGCGGCAGCAGACGAACCCGGCGACCGCGCAGCCGTACACGGCCGCTCAGGCGCTGACCGAGCTGGACTGCGGCGAGCTGTGCACGCCGCACGCCGTGACGACCAGGCCCTTCGACACCGACCGGACCGTCCGCGAGGCGTCCGGCGGCGGGAAGTAGGAGGACGCTGCGATGAAGGTCGAAGCACGCATTTTTGACTTGGTGATGGCGTTCTCGTTCCTGATGGCCGCCGTGTACGGCTACTGGACGTGGGCGGACACCGATCACGTCGAGCCGACCGGGACGGTGGCGCTCGCGCTGACCGGCGGGTTGGCGCTGATCGTCGGCACGTACTTCCGGTTCGTCGCCCGGCGCATCGAGGTGCGGCCCGAGGACAACGCCGACGCCGAGGTCAGCGACGGCGCCGGCGAGCTGGGCTTCTTCAGCCCGGGTAGCTACTGGCCGATCGGTCTGGCGGCGGCCGCCGCGACGGCCGGCCTGGCGCTGGCGTTCTGGCACATCTGGCTGCTGGTGATCGCGGTCGTGCTGGTGCTGATTGCCGTCGGCGGCCTGGTGTTCGAGTACCACACCGGTCCGGAACACGACTGACGCAAGGCTTTTCGCGGGGGCCACCTTTCGGGGTGGCCCCCGTTTTTTGCGTGTCAGGCCGCGTTCGAGGTCTGGTAGGTGTCCACGTACTCCTGGCCGGACAGCTCCAGGATGCGGTAGACGATCTCGTCGGTGACCGAGCGCAGCACCGGCAGGGACTCGTGCATGCCCTCGTAGCGGTCGAAGTGGAGCGGCGCGCCGAACCGGATGGTGACCGGGCTGATGCGCGGGATCTTGCGGTCCACCGGCTGCATCTTGTCGGTGCCGATGATGCCGACCGGGACGACGGGGGCGCCGGACTCCAGCGCCATCCGGGCGACACCCGTGCGACCGCGGTGCAGGCGGCCGTCCAGCGAGCGCGTGCCCTCGGGGTAGATGGCGAACGCGCCGCCCTCGGCCAGGATGCCCGTCGCGGTGTCCAGCGAGGCCCTGGCGGCCCTGCCGAGGCCGCGGCGGACGGGAACGTGACCCAGGGAGCCGAAGAAGTAGCGGGAGAGGGCTCCCTTGACGCCCTTGCCCTCGAAGTACTCCGCCTTGGCGAGGAACGAGACGCGGCGCGGGACGACCATCGGGATGACGACGCTGTCGATGAACGACAGGTGGTTCGGGGCCAGGATCACCGGACCGTCGGCGGGGACGTTCTCCAGACCTTCGACGGTCGGCCGGTAGACCAGCCGCGCCGTGGGCGCCACCACTCGCTTCATCACCGTGTAGAGCATGGTCACAGCATGACCGGCCCCCGTTACCGCGTGGTGAAAAGGTGGCAGTCATCTCCGACCTGGTGTCGGAGGTGCGCGGGTGGTGGTCGGCGGGTCGGTCAGGCGTCGGAGAGGGCGGCCATCAGCTCGGTCGAGCGCGCGGCCCACTTCAGGAGCAGGTCGCCCGCCGCGCCGGAGTCGATCGCCTCGGCGGCCCGGCCCATGGCGTTCGCGATGTCCGCGTGCAGGTCGCCCGACAGCCCGGCGTGCGTCGCCAGGGCGCCCGCCGCGTTGAGCAGCACCGCGTCCCGCACCGCACCCGGCTTCCCGGCCAGCAGTTCCCGCACGACCTCCGCGTTGACCGAAGCGTCACCGCCCTTGAGGTCCTCCGGCCGCGCCGCCGCGATACCGAGCACCGACGGATCGATCCGGTCCGTCCGCACCTCGCCACCGTCGACCACCCACACCGACGTGGTGGTGGTCGTGGTGATCTCGTCCATCCCGTCGTCACCGCGCACGACCAGCATCGTGTTGCCCCGACGCGCGAAGACACCCGCGATCAACGGCGCGAACGCCACCCGCGCGCACCCGACCAACCCGACCTTCGGCTGCGCCGGGTTCGTCAGCGGCCCGAGCAGGTTGAACGTCGTCGGGATGCCGATCTCCGCCCGGGGCGGGCCCGCGTGGCGGAAACCGGGGTGGAACACCCGGGCGAAGCAGAAGCCGACACCCAGCTCCTCCACCGTCTGCTGCACGCCCGACGGCGGCAGGTCGATGGCCACGCCCAACGCCTCCAGCACGTCCGCCGTGCCGCACTGGGACGACGCCGCGCGGTTGCCGTGCTTCACCACGGGCACGCCGGCGGCGGCCGTGACGATCGCGGCCATGGTCGAGATGTTCACCGACCCGGAGTTGTCACCGCCCGTGCCGACGATGTCCGCGGCACGTCCCTCGACGGTGAACCGGCGGGCGTGGCTGAGCATCATCGTGGCGATGCCGTCGACCTCTTCGGGCGTCTCGCCCTTCGCCCGCAGCGCCACCGCGAACGCGGCGATCTGCGCCGGGGTCGCGGCGCCGGACATCACTTGGTCCATGGCCCAGCCCGTGTCGTCCTGGGACAGGTCGACCCGGTCGATGAGCCGGTTCAGCAGCGACGGCCAGGTGCGCTCCACGGCGTCATCAGCCCCGGACGACCGGCAGGACCGTCGAGCGCAGCACCTCGGCCACGGTCTCGGCGGCGGCCAGCGGGTCGAGCGGGTGCACCAGCACCGCGTCCGCCTGCGACCACGTCGCCAGCCACCGGTCGTCCTTGCGGCGCACCGCCACGACGATCGGCGGGCAGTCGGTGATCTCGTTCTTCAGCTGCCGGGAGAGGCCCATGCCACCGGTCGGCTGCGCCTCGCCGTCCAGGATCGCCAGGTCGACACCGCCCTTGTCCATCTCGTACAGGACGTCGGCGACCGAACCCACCTCGACGTACTCGACGCGCCCCAGGTCGGGCGCCGGACGGCGGCCCACGGCAGTGATGATCGTCTCACGCACCTCGGGGCGGTGGCTGAACACCAGGATCCTGGTCGTCTGCGTGCTCATCGGCGCGGTCCTCCGGGTCGGGGTGCGAGGTGACGAAGATGTTATCCGGCCCACTCCCCGTGACTTGCAGTGCGTCCCACCCGATCCAGTCGCCGCCCAGCCGCTGCGCCAGCCCCGCCATCCGGGCCCGTTCCTGCGCGCAGTGCAACGCGTCGAGCCGCTGCACCCGCGACGCGTGCCAACGCCCGTCGAAACGCAGCTCCCAGCCGTCCTG
This is a stretch of genomic DNA from Saccharothrix ecbatanensis. It encodes these proteins:
- a CDS encoding helix-turn-helix domain-containing protein yields the protein MDDTYIGRRVREVRSWRGMNLKATADLAGMSASYLSMIENGKRPVTRRQTLEALARALRVAPTELTGRPWDRDHDRSTEIHPDLVALAATLDAYEIGDDPGDPAREWPAVAADVDRLVELMQIRADYATQATLLPGLLGELHALYVREPGLRAVVLLGLLRCYSSATWVARLLRSDGLTLMAAMRVRQCADDLAVPAWKGYAAWLRGVTTGSLNRARQYQRAVAMADTLTSHLDDIDVAQAYGQLQLSAALAAAAQADRDTAMTHLAEADAIADRADLDVGQFAQVWFGRINVGIWRATIGMELGDGAKVAETARGVPVEKIPSPARQAVFYSTVGRGLISEKRTAEAGLRLLLRAEHLAPQHVRGDVFVREAVAAMLRRAERDAGGRELRGLAWRMGVAPIG
- a CDS encoding DUF397 domain-containing protein — translated: MRDTKDRGRGHLTFPARSFASFIESRKNPNQR
- a CDS encoding aldo/keto reductase family protein, whose translation is MEFRRLGRSGLNISEISYGNWLTHGSQVEEDQATACVRAALDAGITTFDTADVYANTKAEDVLGRALKGERRASLEIFTKVFWPTGPGGPNDKGLGRKHIMESIDGSLTRLQTDYVDLYQAHRYDKSVPLEETMLAFADVVRQGKALYIGVSEWNAEQIARGAALARELKVPFISNQPQYSMLWRVIEPQVVPTSEREGVSQIVWSPIGQGVLTGKYLPGQPVPAGSRATDETGAKFIQRFLRDEVLEKVQLLKPLAAEAGLSLAQLAVAWVLQNPNVASAIIGASRPEQVRENVKAAGVKLDEDLMKKIDDVLEGVVETDPRFTVTP
- a CDS encoding DUF3043 domain-containing protein, giving the protein MRFLRRNADEAADTTAENTPAEVNPADPSRTQGKGRPTPKRREAEGKRRGPVPPPPRTQREALKRARVTRGPKMSKEESRAAAAERRKRMMAGEDKYLLPRDRGPVKAYIRDVVDSRRNLMGLFMPLAILVFVALLVPMPQVQSYATLLTTFMLLAMIVEGFVLGRMVTKRVRLKFPSETSRGLSIGWYSFIRASQLRRLRVPKPRVSPGDKV
- a CDS encoding glycerate kinase family protein, which translates into the protein MRVVIAPDCFGGTLTAREVAEAVAEGWHRTAPDDELHLRPLADGGPGFVDVLHTALGGVLHTATVTGPLGTPVQARWLEHDGTAYIESAQACGLHLIPSDQRARTAETATTRGVGELIGLARDARTIVVGLGGSGTTDGGEGLRETVGHVTARLVAAADVENVLLGPNGAAHTFGPQKGASPEAVERLEARLAAMDELADVRDRPGAGAAGGLGAALMALGATVESGAGMVRSLTRLDDALDHADLAVTGEGSFDWQSLRGKLVTAVARGAAERGLPCVVLAGQVTVGRREAGAAGVQESYAVAEHAGSVERSMADPAGTLADLAAHVASHWSQRRP
- a CDS encoding HesB/IscA family protein, which produces MTTAQDAVTTTPDAPPTHGVTLTDAAAAKAKALLDQEGRDDMHLRIAVQPGGCAGLRYQLFFDERSLDGDALRDFNGMKVAVDRMSVPYVEGAVIDFVDTIEKQGFTIDNPNAGGSCACGDSFH
- a CDS encoding MFS transporter, whose product is MIAFILMLSAFAVGTSEFIIVGVLPEVAADLGVDVPTAGLLVTAYAVSVAVGGPVLTVFTGRISRRTLLISVMALAFVAAVASALADDYTLLMVARMVGALAQGLFFAVASQIAIAAVPPEKQTAAIAKVVNGVALSTILGIPLGTLIGQNYGWRASFVLVAALTAIGFVGVVLGTPKVAHQPDPGVRASLFAFGRRTVLLGLATTVLSFTGLITAFTYVAPALREVTGFEPGWVTGVLLVYGLGTLVGSTLAGKVPMHNISRVLPIPLAVLGVALLAQGLMLESKVGAVVSVFVLGASAFTAGPLVHTYLMGQAGSAAGLVASVNISAFNVAAALGPMLGGVVLTSGLGLQWVGTVGGVASILGVAVALVVGRVTVRPAVPTPAPLAAHV
- a CDS encoding MerR family transcriptional regulator, producing MLIGELAEKTGATVRMLRYYDQHGLLTPQRTQGRYRVYDESDVERVRSVRCLISSGLNIRLVRLVLAHAFDQDVQLPEDEAGCVPLLEMLTEELTSVEARITQLTSSKAHLTRLVGDVTRIMAEKFGDRARCRDAATEEAPGTSAEGLHSGRRAVRA
- the asnB gene encoding asparagine synthase (glutamine-hydrolyzing), translated to MCGLVGLVCPGEIEAQRARSAVAGALRCQRHRGPDESGTWQGGEVVFGFNRLSIIDIEHSHQPLHWGPHDQQGRYAILFNGEIYNYVELRAELTKQFGAVFATDGDTETIVAAYHYWGPAAVGRLRGMFAFLIWDKARRVVFGARDPFGIKPLYYAVGPGGVAFSSEKKSVLELAPTIGITPEVDLKALQHYLILQYVPEPESLQTGIHRVESGTSFTVTPGGKPVVERYFPATFRPRAVRGDADENRLYDEITEALRDSVAKHMRADVTVGSFLSGGIDSTVVAALAKEHNPDLITFTTGFERQGYSEIDVAAESAAAIGVKHVVRAVTAQEMMDSLPLITWYLDDPVADPALVPLWFIAREARQHVKVVLSGEGADELFGGYTIYREPLSLAPFEKVPSALRKAMGKVSTKIPQGVRGKDLLRRGALTLEERYYGNARIFMDDQIQQVLRTYNPDVSHKDVTAHVYRESEGWDPVTRMQHVDLFTWLRGDILVKADKVTMANSLELRVPFLDPEVFRIASQVPSELKLTKETTKHALRRAIRDIVPAHVLNRRKLGFPVPIRHWLKDEMHDWAVEHVRQSQTDQYLDKNAVLRVIEEHRSGVADHSRRIWALLVFMIWHGIFVEGRIRPVVPEPHYPVKL